In Chengkuizengella sediminis, a single window of DNA contains:
- a CDS encoding YolD-like family protein, giving the protein MKENKLTPGSNMMWEASRMILPEHKELMNYYQKERNRKTKPELVEEEVNIISQQLSESKLSESQITVELFRAFGQNAFKTGTVTKFDTQLKQIKLEHEHEYEWIKFGDIVGVS; this is encoded by the coding sequence ATGAAAGAAAATAAACTAACACCTGGTTCAAATATGATGTGGGAAGCCAGTCGCATGATACTACCTGAACATAAAGAACTCATGAACTATTATCAAAAAGAAAGAAATAGAAAAACGAAGCCAGAACTTGTGGAAGAAGAAGTCAATATTATATCTCAACAATTATCTGAATCAAAGTTGAGTGAATCACAAATCACAGTCGAGTTGTTCAGGGCTTTTGGTCAGAATGCGTTTAAGACTGGAACAGTGACTAAATTCGATACCCAATTAAAACAAATTAAATTAGAGCATGAGCATGAATATGAGTGGATAAAGTTTGGTGATATAGTAGGGGTGTCCTGA
- a CDS encoding ParM/StbA family protein: MITVGADIGKFRTKIKWRGGTQSHLSCVSTFRELRGDVPLDNQNLIVEYKNQRFFVGDLAEREGQNYLNSPDWHKSNTVTLINLFAAFSRIPGTDFSIVVGNPFGINTLKEREVLKNMLIGTKHFKVNHKDYRITIHNVGVAPEGIAAYYSMPIHNDLNILDFGSSTIHAIAIRNRRLTDKRSHTFDFGFESLIDTDFRSIMQGIKFKLEKKWNDFDERIMLIGGKAPEMDVYVKEQYPNSNITIHHNHHFANALGMYEMGRVAYERAN; this comes from the coding sequence ATGATTACAGTTGGTGCAGATATTGGCAAGTTTAGAACAAAGATAAAATGGAGAGGGGGCACACAAAGTCATTTATCATGTGTATCAACGTTTAGAGAGTTGAGGGGTGATGTTCCACTAGACAACCAAAATCTAATAGTTGAATACAAGAACCAAAGATTTTTCGTTGGTGATCTAGCCGAAAGAGAAGGACAGAATTATCTTAACTCTCCTGATTGGCACAAATCCAATACGGTTACATTGATCAATCTATTTGCAGCATTTAGCAGGATACCAGGAACGGATTTTAGTATTGTTGTAGGGAATCCATTTGGCATTAACACGTTAAAAGAAAGAGAAGTACTTAAAAACATGCTGATAGGGACCAAACATTTCAAAGTCAATCATAAAGACTATAGAATCACGATCCATAATGTTGGTGTAGCACCTGAAGGAATAGCAGCTTACTACTCAATGCCAATACACAACGATTTAAACATACTTGATTTTGGTTCATCTACAATTCACGCTATTGCGATCCGTAACCGTAGACTCACTGATAAACGAAGTCATACCTTTGATTTTGGCTTCGAGAGCTTAATTGATACAGATTTCAGGTCCATCATGCAGGGTATTAAGTTCAAATTAGAAAAGAAGTGGAATGATTTTGATGAAAGGATCATGTTGATAGGTGGAAAAGCACCTGAAATGGATGTCTATGTGAAAGAACAATATCCAAACAGCAATATCACGATCCATCACAATCATCATTTTGCTAATGCGTTAGGTATGTATGAAATGGGGCGTGTAGCATATGAAAGGGCAAATTAA
- a CDS encoding XRE family transcriptional regulator, which produces MFGLGKPRSNFGKWIDRKGLKQQWISNKSGVSHGTISQLAIDDDRSPTYRNSQKIIKVLREVDPSVRADQFWDL; this is translated from the coding sequence ATGTTTGGTTTGGGGAAGCCCCGAAGTAATTTTGGTAAATGGATTGATAGGAAAGGTTTAAAACAACAGTGGATTTCTAACAAAAGTGGTGTAAGTCACGGTACCATTAGTCAATTAGCTATAGATGATGATCGATCACCTACATACAGAAATTCTCAAAAAATAATAAAAGTCCTACGTGAAGTAGATCCTTCCGTTAGAGCTGATCAATTTTGGGATTTATGA
- the moaC gene encoding cyclic pyranopterin monophosphate synthase MoaC, with product MEEGKTFTHMNEQGRARMVDVSEKDQTKRTALAKTSMKMESTTLTAIKEGKIKKGDVLAVAQVAGIIAAKKTSEWIPMCHPIPITGIDIRFSDNDKDELYIEAIVSTIGKTGVEMEALTAASATALTVYDMCKALEKSIVIGPTYLAEKTGGKSGDYHRL from the coding sequence TTGGAAGAAGGAAAAACATTTACCCATATGAATGAACAAGGAAGAGCACGAATGGTGGATGTTTCAGAGAAAGATCAAACTAAAAGAACAGCGCTTGCAAAAACTTCGATGAAGATGGAGTCAACTACATTAACTGCCATCAAGGAAGGGAAAATAAAAAAAGGCGATGTCCTGGCTGTAGCGCAGGTTGCAGGCATTATTGCTGCTAAAAAAACAAGTGAATGGATTCCCATGTGTCATCCAATTCCGATAACGGGTATTGATATTCGTTTTTCAGATAATGACAAGGACGAATTGTATATTGAAGCTATTGTGAGTACAATAGGAAAAACAGGAGTTGAGATGGAAGCATTAACGGCTGCATCTGCAACGGCTTTAACAGTATACGACATGTGCAAAGCATTGGAAAAGTCTATTGTCATCGGACCCACTTATTTAGCTGAAAAAACGGGCGGTAAAAGCGGAGATTATCATAGGTTGTAA
- the groES gene encoding co-chaperone GroES: MIKPLGDRVVIEAVAKEETTASGIVLPDSAKEKPQEGKIVAVGSGTLKDGERVPLEVKEGDLVLFSKYAGTEVKFDGKELLIMRESDVLAVLA; encoded by the coding sequence ATGATTAAACCACTAGGTGATCGCGTAGTGATAGAAGCTGTTGCGAAAGAGGAAACAACAGCAAGTGGTATCGTATTACCAGATTCAGCGAAAGAAAAACCACAAGAAGGTAAAATTGTTGCTGTAGGAAGCGGTACTTTAAAAGATGGAGAACGTGTTCCTCTTGAAGTAAAAGAAGGAGACCTTGTATTGTTTTCTAAATATGCAGGTACAGAAGTGAAATTTGATGGTAAAGAATTATTGATCATGCGTGAAAGTGATGTTCTTGCAGTTTTAGCATAA
- the tatA gene encoding twin-arginine translocase TatA/TatE family subunit yields MGLGAIGIPGLILILIIALVLFGPNKLPELGRAFGKTLKEFKKGANGILDEDDKKKQDMTRKEINESEVTQSKNEKEDNRRLPE; encoded by the coding sequence ATGGGTCTTGGAGCCATTGGAATACCTGGGCTTATTCTGATTTTAATTATTGCATTAGTTTTATTTGGTCCAAATAAACTTCCAGAGTTAGGTCGTGCATTTGGCAAAACGTTAAAGGAATTTAAAAAAGGTGCAAATGGTATTTTAGATGAGGATGACAAAAAGAAACAGGATATGACACGTAAAGAGATCAATGAATCAGAAGTAACGCAAAGTAAAAATGAGAAGGAAGATAATAGAAGATTGCCTGAATAA
- a CDS encoding 5-formyltetrahydrofolate cyclo-ligase, giving the protein MSIINEKLELRNKMLQVRSQITLKERTTKSIQICSHITRYVERVLNMQQPINIMMYMPFKNEVDITSLMDWCWKSGGTVFLPKVVQNNEMEIHLIKKLNDVEVGKFGILEPKSDTDTCHDISQIEVVIVPGIAFNQSGGRLGFGGGYYDRFFSRYDKLGFKEPFKIAVGYEIQIVEYVPIEVHDYMMDQVITEKGALL; this is encoded by the coding sequence ATGTCCATAATAAATGAGAAATTAGAATTGAGAAATAAAATGCTTCAAGTCCGATCTCAAATCACATTAAAGGAAAGGACAACAAAGTCGATACAAATCTGCAGTCATATCACTAGGTATGTTGAGAGAGTGTTAAATATGCAACAACCTATTAACATAATGATGTACATGCCTTTTAAAAATGAAGTGGATATAACGTCATTAATGGATTGGTGTTGGAAATCAGGTGGGACTGTTTTTCTTCCGAAGGTTGTTCAAAATAATGAAATGGAAATTCATTTGATAAAAAAGCTTAATGATGTTGAAGTAGGGAAGTTTGGAATATTGGAGCCTAAATCAGATACGGATACCTGTCACGATATATCTCAAATTGAAGTTGTGATTGTTCCGGGAATTGCTTTTAATCAATCTGGTGGTAGATTAGGTTTCGGTGGTGGATATTACGATCGTTTTTTTTCACGTTATGATAAATTAGGTTTTAAAGAACCGTTTAAAATAGCTGTTGGCTATGAAATTCAAATTGTGGAATACGTGCCTATAGAAGTACATGATTATATGATGGATCAAGTAATTACAGAAAAAGGAGCACTATTGTAG
- a CDS encoding XkdX family protein: MDWFKIVQRYYPKYYSKENVKVFVERTKITDEQYEQIVGEPYTV, encoded by the coding sequence ATGGATTGGTTTAAGATCGTTCAAAGATATTATCCGAAGTATTATAGTAAAGAAAATGTAAAAGTATTTGTTGAACGAACAAAGATCACAGATGAACAATATGAACAAATCGTAGGTGAACCATACACAGTATAG
- a CDS encoding BhlA/UviB family holin-like peptide — MELNIIQYFLTQGPFAVLFVWLLIYVMKNNNNRENRLYNTLDELSKRFGSLDKKLNRIEDKIDRKEGE; from the coding sequence TTGGAATTAAATATCATTCAATATTTTTTAACTCAGGGACCCTTTGCGGTCCTTTTTGTATGGTTACTTATTTATGTGATGAAGAACAACAACAACCGAGAAAATAGACTCTATAACACCCTAGATGAATTAAGCAAAAGGTTCGGTTCTTTGGATAAAAAACTAAATCGCATAGAAGACAAAATTGATAGGAAGGAGGGAGAGTAA
- the groL gene encoding chaperonin GroEL (60 kDa chaperone family; promotes refolding of misfolded polypeptides especially under stressful conditions; forms two stacked rings of heptamers to form a barrel-shaped 14mer; ends can be capped by GroES; misfolded proteins enter the barrel where they are refolded when GroES binds) — protein sequence MAKQIQFSEDARRAMLRGVDELANAVKVTLGPKGRNVVLEKKFGSPLITNDGVTIAKEIELEDAFENMGAQLVKEVATKTNDVAGDGTTTATVLAQAMIREGLKNVTAGANPMVIRKGIEKAVAAAVTQLQEIAKPVENKQSIAQVAAISSADEEVGQLIAEAMEKVGNDGVITVEESKGFVTELEVVEGMQFDRGYISPYMITDTDKMEAVLDDAYILITDKKITNIQEILPVLEKVVQQGKPLVIMAEDVEGEALATLVVNKLRGTFNCTAVKAPGFGDRRKAMLQDIAVLTGGQVITEELGLELKNTDISQLGRARQIVVQKENTIVVDGAGEAADIGARVQQIRNQLEETTSEFDKEKLQERLAKLSGGVAVIKVGAATETELKERKLRIEDALNSTRAAVEEGIVSGGGTALVNVFNAVGNVQAEGDELTGVNIVLRALEEPVRIITSNAGLEGSVIVDRLKKEEVGIGFNAATSEWVNMVDAGIVDPAKVTRSALQNAASVAAMFLTTEAVIADKPEENGGAAPAMPDMGGMGGMGGMGGMM from the coding sequence ATGGCAAAACAAATTCAATTCAGTGAAGATGCTCGCAGAGCGATGCTTCGTGGTGTAGATGAATTAGCAAATGCTGTAAAAGTAACTTTAGGTCCAAAAGGGCGTAATGTTGTTCTTGAGAAAAAATTTGGTAGCCCATTAATTACAAATGATGGTGTTACTATTGCTAAAGAAATTGAACTAGAAGATGCATTTGAAAACATGGGTGCTCAGTTAGTTAAAGAAGTAGCGACTAAAACAAACGATGTTGCTGGTGACGGTACTACTACAGCAACTGTATTAGCGCAAGCTATGATTCGTGAAGGTTTAAAAAATGTTACAGCGGGTGCAAACCCAATGGTCATTCGTAAAGGAATTGAAAAAGCAGTTGCTGCTGCAGTAACTCAACTTCAAGAAATTGCGAAGCCAGTTGAAAACAAACAATCTATTGCACAAGTTGCTGCAATTTCTTCTGCTGACGAAGAAGTAGGTCAATTAATTGCTGAAGCAATGGAAAAAGTAGGAAATGATGGAGTAATCACTGTTGAAGAATCCAAAGGTTTTGTAACTGAACTTGAAGTGGTTGAAGGTATGCAATTTGACCGTGGATATATTTCTCCTTATATGATTACTGATACTGATAAAATGGAAGCTGTTTTAGATGATGCTTACATTCTAATTACAGATAAAAAAATTACTAACATTCAAGAGATCCTTCCAGTGCTTGAAAAAGTAGTTCAACAAGGTAAACCACTTGTGATTATGGCTGAAGACGTTGAAGGTGAAGCACTTGCTACTTTAGTAGTGAACAAGTTGCGTGGAACTTTTAATTGTACAGCTGTAAAAGCACCTGGATTTGGTGATCGCCGTAAAGCAATGTTACAAGATATTGCTGTATTAACTGGTGGTCAAGTGATTACTGAAGAGCTAGGTTTAGAATTGAAAAATACTGATATTTCTCAATTAGGACGCGCTCGTCAAATCGTTGTTCAAAAAGAAAACACAATCGTTGTTGACGGTGCTGGTGAAGCTGCTGATATCGGCGCTCGTGTACAACAAATCCGTAATCAATTAGAAGAAACTACTTCTGAATTTGATAAAGAGAAATTACAAGAACGTTTAGCTAAATTAAGTGGTGGAGTAGCGGTAATCAAAGTGGGTGCAGCTACAGAAACTGAATTAAAAGAGCGTAAACTTCGCATTGAGGATGCTTTAAACTCTACTCGTGCAGCAGTAGAAGAAGGTATCGTCTCTGGTGGAGGTACAGCGTTAGTTAATGTATTCAATGCAGTAGGTAATGTTCAAGCAGAAGGTGACGAATTAACAGGTGTTAATATCGTACTTCGTGCTTTAGAAGAGCCTGTACGTATCATTACTTCAAACGCAGGTTTAGAAGGTTCTGTTATTGTAGATCGCTTGAAAAAAGAAGAAGTAGGTATTGGTTTCAATGCAGCTACTAGTGAATGGGTAAACATGGTTGACGCTGGAATTGTTGACCCTGCTAAAGTGACTCGTTCTGCATTGCAAAACGCAGCTTCTGTTGCAGCAATGTTCTTAACTACAGAAGCAGTTATTGCTGACAAACCTGAAGAAAATGGTGGAGCTGCTCCTGCTATGCCTGATATGGGCGGCATGGGTGGAATGGGTGGAATGGGCGGCATGATGTAA
- a CDS encoding molybdopterin-binding protein, whose product MTKDDMLLEVRTEDAIGMVLAHDLTQIIPGKFKGRIFKKGHVIQKDDIPKLLDIGKEHIYILNLKNGYLHENEAAIQMANLLYGENVELNEPREGKVNIKSKIHGLAKVNGDLINELNQIDEIAVATLKNNTVVKANQPIVGTRVIPLIVNKEKLEQFKKTIEQYKLKYGSDSLIHVKPFRQMKVGLITTGGEVFTGRIKDKFGPIVKQKIANLGSEVVEQRFSPDHAESIIQHIQAFKDEDVDLILVTGGMSVDPDDRTPGAIKQTGANVVSYGTPMLPGSMLMMAYLGDTPIMGLPGCVMHDPFTSFDVLLPRICAGEKIEKEDITIMGYGGLYHC is encoded by the coding sequence ATGACAAAAGATGACATGCTGCTGGAAGTTCGTACAGAGGATGCTATAGGAATGGTATTGGCCCATGACCTGACTCAAATTATTCCAGGTAAATTTAAGGGGAGAATATTTAAAAAAGGGCATGTGATTCAAAAAGACGACATTCCTAAGCTGCTTGATATTGGCAAGGAACATATCTATATTCTAAATTTAAAAAACGGTTATCTTCATGAAAATGAAGCAGCCATACAGATGGCGAACTTATTGTATGGGGAAAATGTCGAATTGAATGAACCTAGAGAGGGAAAAGTAAACATAAAATCCAAAATCCATGGATTGGCTAAAGTCAATGGGGATTTAATTAATGAATTGAACCAAATTGATGAAATTGCAGTAGCTACTTTGAAAAATAACACAGTAGTTAAAGCAAATCAACCGATCGTTGGCACAAGGGTCATTCCTTTAATCGTAAACAAAGAGAAATTGGAACAGTTTAAAAAAACGATCGAACAATATAAATTAAAATACGGTAGTGACTCATTGATTCATGTGAAACCTTTTCGTCAAATGAAGGTGGGTTTGATTACAACTGGAGGAGAAGTATTTACAGGTCGAATTAAAGATAAGTTTGGCCCTATTGTAAAACAGAAGATTGCCAATCTAGGCTCTGAAGTCGTAGAACAGCGTTTTTCACCAGACCATGCTGAATCGATTATACAACATATTCAAGCCTTTAAGGATGAAGATGTTGATCTCATTTTAGTTACTGGCGGAATGTCTGTAGATCCAGATGATCGAACACCAGGTGCAATAAAACAAACGGGTGCAAATGTGGTGAGTTACGGAACACCGATGTTGCCTGGGTCTATGCTGATGATGGCTTATTTAGGTGATACACCTATTATGGGGCTTCCAGGGTGTGTGATGCATGATCCATTTACCTCTTTTGATGTATTGTTGCCTCGAATCTGTGCAGGTGAGAAAATTGAAAAGGAAGACATTACTATTATGGGCTATGGTGGATTATATCATTGTTAA
- a CDS encoding N-acetylmuramoyl-L-alanine amidase family protein, producing the protein MTFKIKYPITKKYLTKGTKRRSGYQIPEVGFIVAHDTGNDGSTALQNIKYYESSNNVMSASAHIFVDDTGIYECVPLLTDTPEKAWHVQYQKPLDNQIFGDDANDIAAGVELCFSHLRGSINNEESYKRYVWVLAYICFKFGLDPAKSIIGHHILDPQRKTDPQNALSKMGKSYEQLLQDVVKEFYDCLPKEELKLKKWQIAVAHQSIENLNEKELLHDVDVWKKKVEEKPQEVINDFPWLFFVMLDRLSEKKGDI; encoded by the coding sequence ATGACCTTCAAAATAAAATATCCCATCACCAAGAAATACCTTACTAAAGGCACAAAAAGAAGATCAGGATATCAGATTCCTGAAGTAGGATTTATTGTTGCTCATGACACTGGAAATGATGGCTCAACTGCATTACAAAATATTAAATACTACGAGAGTTCAAACAATGTAATGAGTGCATCCGCTCATATTTTTGTAGATGACACAGGTATTTATGAGTGCGTTCCCTTGCTTACAGATACACCAGAAAAGGCATGGCATGTTCAATATCAAAAACCTTTGGATAATCAGATATTTGGTGATGATGCAAATGATATAGCAGCAGGTGTTGAACTTTGTTTTTCCCATCTAAGAGGAAGTATTAATAATGAAGAGTCCTATAAAAGGTATGTATGGGTATTAGCTTATATCTGTTTTAAGTTTGGTCTAGACCCTGCAAAATCAATTATCGGTCATCATATTCTTGATCCACAAAGAAAGACAGATCCACAAAACGCTCTATCAAAAATGGGTAAATCTTATGAGCAGTTATTACAAGATGTAGTGAAAGAATTCTATGATTGTTTACCGAAGGAGGAATTGAAACTAAAAAAATGGCAGATAGCTGTGGCTCATCAATCTATTGAAAACCTAAATGAGAAAGAATTGCTTCATGATGTTGATGTATGGAAAAAGAAAGTAGAGGAAAAACCGCAGGAAGTCATTAACGATTTTCCTTGGTTATTCTTTGTTATGTTAGATCGATTAAGTGAAAAGAAAGGGGATATATAA
- the mog gene encoding molybdopterin adenylyltransferase, translating into MSWKVAILTASDKGSRGEREDISAQVIRELIEEEMNGDIVQYKVVPDEQHMIKNTLIEMADQHAADLILTTGGTGFAQRDVTPEATLEVIEKQVPGFAEVMRSTSMLKTRRAMLSRAASGIRGKTLIINLPGSPKGVHENLQAIIDQLPHALGILTGVEGEHKS; encoded by the coding sequence ATGAGCTGGAAAGTAGCCATTTTAACAGCAAGTGATAAGGGCTCCAGAGGAGAAAGAGAAGATATTAGTGCTCAGGTGATCAGGGAATTAATTGAAGAAGAGATGAATGGAGACATCGTCCAATATAAAGTTGTTCCTGATGAGCAACATATGATCAAAAATACACTGATTGAAATGGCAGACCAACACGCAGCAGATTTAATTTTAACAACAGGTGGAACTGGTTTTGCCCAAAGGGACGTCACACCAGAAGCTACTCTGGAAGTAATTGAAAAACAGGTTCCTGGATTTGCTGAAGTCATGAGATCAACCTCTATGTTAAAAACGAGGCGTGCGATGTTGTCCAGAGCTGCATCGGGCATACGTGGCAAAACTTTAATTATTAACTTGCCTGGCAGTCCGAAAGGTGTGCATGAAAATTTGCAAGCGATCATTGATCAACTACCTCATGCTTTAGGTATTCTTACAGGTGTGGAGGGAGAACATAAATCATGA
- the tatC gene encoding twin-arginine translocase subunit TatC — MSSNQDMNLVQHLGELRKRIIWVAVVLVVCMVAGFVIARPIINYLMGAAPADLSLHALSPWDSVRMYVNVAFIFALVISLPFTLYQIWAFVKPGLKPKEQKASLAYVPFAFLMVLVGLSFGYFVVFPLAFLFTSTITESLGLIETYGISQYFSFMFNILLPLAAIFQLPVVVMFLTKIKILNPNLLKKVRKFAYFILVVLGTLVTPPDAITALIVAVPMILLYEFSVLLSKRVYKKQLEMDRVWEEEYGEK, encoded by the coding sequence ATGAGTTCAAATCAAGATATGAATTTAGTTCAGCACCTAGGTGAATTACGCAAACGTATTATCTGGGTCGCTGTAGTATTAGTTGTTTGTATGGTCGCAGGATTTGTCATAGCAAGGCCTATCATCAATTATCTAATGGGGGCAGCTCCTGCTGATCTTAGTTTACATGCTTTATCACCTTGGGATTCTGTTCGCATGTATGTCAATGTAGCTTTTATTTTCGCATTGGTCATTTCTCTCCCCTTTACGTTGTATCAAATTTGGGCTTTTGTAAAACCAGGATTAAAACCGAAAGAGCAAAAAGCTTCACTTGCCTATGTGCCCTTTGCATTTTTAATGGTTTTAGTAGGGTTATCATTCGGTTATTTTGTTGTGTTTCCATTAGCATTTTTATTTACATCAACGATAACTGAAAGCTTGGGATTAATAGAAACGTATGGAATTAGTCAATATTTTTCTTTTATGTTTAACATATTATTACCACTCGCTGCCATTTTTCAATTGCCAGTAGTTGTCATGTTTCTAACGAAAATAAAAATATTAAATCCAAACCTCTTAAAAAAAGTAAGGAAGTTCGCATATTTTATACTTGTTGTTTTAGGCACTTTAGTCACTCCTCCAGATGCCATTACAGCTTTAATTGTTGCCGTACCTATGATACTTTTATATGAATTCAGCGTATTACTATCAAAAAGAGTATATAAGAAACAATTAGAGATGGATCGTGTTTGGGAAGAGGAATATGGGGAGAAGTAA